The Pseudanabaena sp. ABRG5-3 genome includes the window CAGCATCCTCATTGAAAATGCCGCGATCATCCACAAGGGAAATCATGCCTAAATGATATTTTCTGCCCACTACAAAGTCATCTTGACCATGATTAGGCGCAGTATGCACTAAACCCGTACCTGATTCCGCAGTGACGTGATCGCCTAAGACAATCGGACTAGGGCGATCGCAAATGGGATGCTTAGCGATCGTTCCTTCGAGAACATCACCCTTGAAGGTATATTTCACTTCCAAAGCTTGCTCAAAAGTAGCGGCTAACTTCTCAACCAGTTCCGTGGCAACGATATAGTTCTTGTCACCAGCAGCGACAATGCTGTAACTGAGATGGGGGTTAGCGCTAATGCCCAAGTTGGCAGGAATTGTCCAAGGTGTAGTTGTCCAGATCACAGCATGGAGATTTGCGAGATCAGCGATCGCCTTCAACTTCTCGCTAGATTGGGTAACTGGAAACGCCACATAGATACTGCGCGAAACATGATTCTCGGGATATTCCAATTCGGCTTCCGCGAGGGCAGTATGGGAACTGGGCGACCAATATACGGGCTTCAGACCACGATAGATATAGCCTTTCAGAGCGATTTTTCCAAATACACCGATTTGGGCTGCTTCATATTCAGGCTTTAGGGTGTAATAGGCGTTCTCATAATCACCCCAAACCCCTAAACGCTTAAACACAGCCGCTTGTTCGCCAATAGTTTGTAACGCGAATTCCTTCGCCCGTTGCCGCAACTGTAACGGCGTTAACTTAGCCCGTTCTTCTGCTTTGATATTTTGTAAAACTTTAAGTTCGATCGGTAAGCCATGACAGTCCCAACCTAAAACATAACGGGCTTTACGTCCACGGAGAAGTTGGTAACGGTTAATAATATCTTTTAAGGATTTGCCCAAGGCATGACCCATGTGCAACGTCCCATTCGCGTAGGGAGGACCATCATGTAGGGTAAAAATATCACCCTTGTTATTGCTGCTTAAGTCCTCATAAATGCCCTGCTCTTGCCAAAACTTTTGAATCTCTGGTTCACGAATAATTGCATTTGCCCGCATCGAAAAGTCGGTTTGGGGCAAGTTTACGGTGTCCTTATATTCAGGATTACCTGCCAGATTCTCAGAGTTGGCTTTAGGAGCAGATGTCATTGTTCTAAACTACGTTAAAATTTGCTAAGGTTTACCCCCCATTATGACGCAATATTAAGCAAACAGATATTACAGATATTATTTTGTGGGTCATGTTTGCAATTGCTTCGTTGTATTTGAAGCAAAATCTCAGAAGAGAATTGACAGGAAATCTCGGCTAAATCTAAGGACGAGATAGCTACTTTTTGTCGTGTATCCCTAAACAGGCTAGGATACAAATACATCAAGTAATTAGGAATTAACAATGGTAGAACGTCCTATCAAAAAAGCAGATCGTCAGCCTAAGCCCGAAGGTAACGAAAATACAACTAGCGCGAAACGGTCTGACGACTCCGATAAAAAGCGTTCTGGCCGTGATGGTGGCAAGGGCAAGAGAGATAAAAGGGGTGGAAGAGATGAAGAAGTAAAGGCTCCCGTAAATCTTGCTTTGGTGAGGGGACCAAAACCAGTTAAGCCCCAGCCAGTTGTAGAAGAAATTATTTCCGAAGAACCCGCAGCAACTGAAGAAAGCGCACCAGAAGAAACAGCATAAATAAAAAAAAGGAGGTGCAAAGTACCTCCTTTTTTAGTAAATATAAATATAAATATAAAGAGGTGCAAAGCACCTCTTTTATTTTTTAGTAAGTAAACCTTGGCTAGGACTAAAAACTAGGGTTAGCAAAAACAAAATGAGGACGGATAAAACGATCGCAGGACCAGAGGGCAGATTCAAATAGTAACTGGCATATAAACCGATCGCACTTGCTGTTACACCTATAGCTGCGCCCACAAAAATCATTTGATGCAATTCCTTGACTAATAAATAAGCCGTAATCGCAGGGCCCACTAACAGCGAGACGACTAACACTACGCCCATCGTTTGCATACTGGCAATAATCGTTAAAGTGACTCCTGCCATTAAGCCCAAATAGATCAGATTCACAGGGAGTCCTAGTGCTTGCGCCCCAGTGCGATCAAAGGTGTAAAACAGTAATTGCTTATAAAATATGGCGATCGCGACTAGAACGATCACGGTAATAACTCCAGACCGAATCGTATCGGTCTGAGAAACGCTGAGAATATCGCCAAACAAAAAGCCATGTAGGTCGATTTTGATTTTGAGTAGGGAAATTAGCAAAATCCCGATCGCAAAGAAACTAGAAGATGTCAATGCCATTGCTGCATCAACCTTGACGCGAGTTTGCGATCGCAACCATGCAATTAAAAATGCGCTGCTAATCCCTGAAATAAATGCCCCGATCGCTACATCAATTTTATAAAAAAAGGCGATCGCCATCCCCGGCATGACAGTATGGGTCATCACATCTCCTAGCAATGCCATGCGCTGCACAATCAGGAAACATCCGATCGCAGGGCAAACAATTCCTGCTAAACCACCTGCAATGATGGCATTTCGCATAAATTCTAGGGCAAGTGGTTCGGTGAGCCATTGCCAGATGGGAAATTGGGCAAATATTGGCGTGATTATTGATGTGGATATCAAAGCTAATTATTGAGTGAGTTATACGTGTCGTCGCTATGTCAATTTTGTCATACGCGATCGCTTTCCATTGAAACAGAGGAATTTGTGCAGCAGGTTGCTGCACTATTGGTTCATTGTGCTTCTGAGCCAAACGCAGCGATCCATTTGTGCTGAATTGCGGTTTCGAGGAGACTTTGGACGATCGCTAACCATGCAATATTTTCGAGTAGTAAGATGGCGCTTACTAAAGCTAGTTGGACTAAAGGCAAGAGCGTAAGTGTAGGCAAGTCGCGATCAATTGCACCAAAACTACGGATACAGGCAAAGGCTAAAATTGCGCCTGATTTGAGATGGGAGTTGCGATCGCGCCGCACAATGTAGCGATAGGTAACGGCAAACAAAAAACCTGAAAAGCCGATCATGCCTAGCTTAATTAGCAAAATGAAGGAGTTACCAAGCTCAAAGCTGCTGATTAGCTGCTCACCTGTTAGAAAATTCTGCAAAAAGTGATGCAATAGGGCGATCGCAAAAAATGCGAAAACACTAGCGATCACGCCGAGAAAACCAGCTTTAAAAGATTCAATGCGATCGGCTACAGATAGATGCTCTGATTCAGTCGAAATAGGATGAGAAGATTGCACGCTCGTTAACTATATTTGGGTCTACAGCAATCCTACATGAGTTCAGAGGTTACAGAAAATCTCTACACTGCATAAAATGAAAAAATTCAGTTGCTAACTCGCCAGTTCTGAATTTGCAGATTTGCGATTCTTTCAAATTCGCGAACATTAGCTGTTACAAGAATTAGCTCATGCGTTATGGCAGTGGCGGCAATAAGTACATCATAAGCACCTATTGGAGTGCCTGCCTGTTTTAGAAAGCTTCTAATTTGAGCAGTTTGTTTTGCTTCTTCTTCTCCAAAAGGCAAAATTGTAACTGAATCAAGAAACGAGTTGATTAGGGGTTGGATTTTGACTGCTCTTTGGGGATTGATAGCCAATCCATATTTCAGTTCCATAGATGTTATCGATGAAACAGCAATATTTTCAGGAGAAATCGACTTTAATCGTTGTGATGTATTTAGTTCACCTTTTACAAAGTCACTGACTACACAAGTATCAAGTAAATATCGCATAGATGAGATTTACAAACTTTAAAGTGTTATTTCTTGGGGCGGTAGTAGCTCATCTCGATAGGACTCAAAGTCAATACTGTCTGCAAAACCTTGATGTTGCAAAATCAAATCTGACCAAGTACTAATCTTATTTTCCAAAAATGTAACAAATACATTGCTTTCGCGAATCCCCTGCGGGACTTCAGCAAGACTAATTTGCCCATTTTTATAAATTCCCTGCACAGTTTTTAGCATAGATTAACCTCCAACAATTGCACGATCTCTATTCTCACATTCTGCCATGTCAAATTAGGATTTCAGTGCGATCGCTTTTAACTTTGCTGTTCTAAATAATCGGCGACTGCTTGCAAATCTGCTAATCCTCGATTCAGGCGATCGCGCATTGCTTCATCGAGTTTAGGATTTTGCAAGGCAACTTCTTGAATTGCTTCTAGCCATTTGGAGATTGGTACATGGCGCACGGCTTCACGTAGTCCCATGTTTGCCAAGATGCCAAGATAAAAGCCTGTGAAGTCTTGACCTCCATATTCATAGAAGCCGTCCCATAGTTCTAATTTTTCAGGGGTGTATTCAAAGTATTGATCGGAGGTGATTGGGGTGCGATCGAGTTGGGGTTGGGGAAGTGGTGGTTTAGTCATGGGAAGCCACTGAAAATTCTTATCAATTTATCAAATAAGTTTGTCGATAATTTCTATCTGCCATATATAAAGCCTCTGATTCACTCCATTGTTTCATCGGCTCCAAATCTGCAACAATTGCAAACTGACTTAAATATAAATTATCTCCTAAAACATTAGCGATAACTTTGGCGATCACCTTACAGCAACTTTGCGGATAACGTACTACTTGTTCTTCACTAAAGCGAATTACCAACCAATTTCTATTAAGGAAAAAGTTATTGCGATTTGTATCTTTGCTAGCTCCAACAAAGTGAGTAGGAATTTTACTGTTATAGGCATAAGGCTCATCAATCTCTATGTCAATGTATAAATTTACTTCTTTGTCGATATAGACAAAATCAGGGCTGTAATGATACTTAAAATTTGGAATATTTAGCGTAAGTCCGCGTTTTACTTTGTCCTTAAAATAGTGAGTGAGATATGCATAAAACTTGGCTTCTGAGAAGCCTACTTGAGCTTTACTATTCCCTCCATCGTGGGTTTTGGTTTGCCTGAGTATCCGCAAAAGTTCTAATTTTCGATACGAAGCTACATTTTCGTAACTATGGATATGCTTGATCTCTTCCTGATATTCTCGCTTCGCCTGTTGATAGAACTGCAATAACTTTGGATACTTCCTTACTTGGTTATCATAGTCACGTTTTCGCTGTGGAAAACTCTGATTCATTGACCATGCGAGATAAGCAACTATACAAGTGCTTAGAGTGATCGCTGTAATACCTAGCCAAATATTAAAAAATGCAAGCACCAATGACGCGACAAAGCCAACAGTCATCCACCTTATTAATACCTTTCTGTCATAGATTTCTGGTGGTGAAGATGGTTTTTGTGGTGCTGTCTCTGTAAATACAGGTACAGGTGGATTGACGCTTTGGGCGCGTTGTATGGACTGGGGAATTAAGATGATCGGATAGTTCATCATCACTAAACCTCCATTTGACAAACTCTAACACAGGCGATCGCTTGATCTACTGTCGGCATGATTGACTGATAAATTTGACAAGCCTTACTTTATTAGACTTTAAAATTTCAGACTTAAGTTTCGTTTTTAGGAAACTTGTGAGACTTTAGGCAACTAGGCAAGCCTGTCAAAAAGATGTAATAATTTGTAACAGAATTGACAAGCGATCGCTTAACCATACGTTCAAAACGATCAAATCCATGGAACCCGAATCAATAAATACGGAAACCTCTGACGCAGAAACTAAACCCGTACTCAATATCACCATAGTTGAAGCCTCTGAAGGCAAAGAAGAACCCCATCGTCATGAATGTGGCGTATGTGGCTATATATATGAACCATCAATAGGTGATACCAAACGGAATATTCCTGCGGGTACACCCTTTGAAGAAATTGCCGAAGACTGGCGTTGCCCCGTCTGTAACACCAAGAAAAAATCCTTTGCAGATATTGGCGTTGCCTCCAAGCCTTCAGGATTTACCGAAAACCTTGGCTATGGCTTTGGCGTAAATGTCATGACCCCTAGCCAGAAAAACCTACTCATATTTGGATCATTGGCACTTGCCGTCATTTTCTTTATCAGTCTATACGCACTCGATTAATTGGCGATTAATTAACTAGTTCAGTATTCATTCGGTATTATTTCAGAATTATCATTTTACGGACTTTTATAGATTTTTTATGAAAAAAAGCATAAAACGCTTTCTTAGCTCTTTACTTGTTTGTCTATTGCTTTGCGTGACATTGTTAGGCGTAGCGATACCCAGTGCCTCCGCAAATCATGGCAACTGGCACAAAGTAGAGCTACCTGTAGCCATCACCCCCCTTGATCTTTGGTTTGACAAATATGAACCCAATCATGGCTGGCTAGTAGGTACTGACGCTACTTTGCTCGAATCTATCGACGGCGGCAAAACTTGGGAAGAGCGCAAACTCGATCTCGGCGATGGCATCTATCGTTTCTCATCGATCAGCTTCTCTGGTAACGAAGGTTGGATTACAGGGCAACCTGCACTCCTGCTCCATACCACCGATAACGGTCAGTCTTGGTCACGCATTGGGCTTAGCTCCAAACTCCCTGGAGATCCCTTTAAGATCGTGGCTCAAGGTCGTAACTCTGCGGAAATGGTCACCGACTTAGGCGCAATTTATAGCACCCAAGATGGTGGTCAAAACTGGAGAGCCTTAGTTACTCAAGCCGTTGGTAATGCGCGTAACCTCAACCGTAGTGATGATGGTCGTTATGTAGCTATCTCGGCTAATGGCAACTTTTATTCCACATGGCAACCGGGGGATATGACTTGGATTCAGCATAATCGCAATAGCTCTCGCCGTGTGCAGAACATGGGCTACACTCCCGACAATCGCCTCTGGATGCTCAATCGTGGTGGTCAAGTTCAGTTTAGTGAAGTTGCCGAATTTGATAAATGGGACAAGAAGCAAACTCCTAAAGATGGTGGCGGTTTCGGTCTGCTCGATCTTGCCTATCAAGATCAAAATAATGTCTGGATTTCTGGCGGTAGTTCAAGATTGCTGCATAGTGAAGATGGCGGCAAAACTTGGAAGCGAGATGAGTCCGCCGCAAATGCTGGCGCAAACCTTTACAAGCTCTACTTTTTCTCTCGCGATCGCGGTTTCGTAGTTGGACAAAATGGCACATTACTAGCCTATTCTCCAGACTAAAAAAATCGTGCTAAATAGTTAAGGCGGCGCTCCGCGCCGCCTTAACTATTTAAATCCTTTGCTTTTTAGGAATACCCTAAAAAAAATCCCCGCTTTGCGGGGATTTTTTTATCTGCCTAATGCGTGGAGTGCGTTAATTGCATCCGCGCATTTTTGTGTGTATGCCTCAAGGGTGGCGCGATCGCCTGACTCTGGCGCAGGAATCAACTCCCCAATCCGCACCGTCACAGGCTGAAATAATTTAGGAAATTTGGCTCCTTTCGGTAAAATTGTCTCCGTACCCCACACACATACGGGTAAAAAAGGTGCATTGGTTTTCGAGGCAATCATTGCTGCGCCTAGTTTAGGATTTGTAATCTTGCCGTCAAGGGTGCGTGTCCCTTCCAAAAAAATACCCGTCGCCCAGCCCTTATTAATTGACTCGATCGCTGATCTAATTGCTGCGCGATCGCCTGCCCCACGCTTCACAGGATAAGCACCAAAAGCTGTAATCGCCTGCTTTAACACTGGTACTTCAAACAATTCTTCCTTTGCCATAAAAGCAACGGGACGCGCCATACAACTACCAACGATCAAAGGGTCAAAGTCACTGGCATGGTTACTAACCACGATGAGATTGCCAGTTAGTGGTACATTTTCAGCGCCATAAATTCGTTCTTGGTAAAACAAATACAGCAGTGGACGCACCACTAGCCACTTGAACATCATATATAAAATATGATTACCGCCTTGAGCCTTCTCGTTATCTTTGGTAGTCGTAGGGGTAGTTTCGTTTTCCATTTACCAATATGTCCAGAACATTGCTACTTAAACTTAATACGAATTAGGTACATAAGGCTTCAGCTTTTTTTGGGCGCGGCGAAGTCGCGCCCAAAAAAAGCTAGTTCTTAAGCTGCTGCCATTGTTCTGGGGTATAGGTTTTTAAAGCAAGGGCATGAATTGTCGTTTGCATCTGATCGGCTAGAGCCGCATAAACCATGCGATGTTGCTGCATCATCGTTTTACCTGCAAAGTTCTCCGCAACGATGATCGCATCATAATGGCCACTACCCGCAGGGGCATTCATCCGCCCTTGATGGTGTTTATGCAAATCACTACGATCTTCGATTTCCACAATAGTTGCCCCGATTTTTTCTTGTAAAGTAGCTTTGATTGTCGCGATCGCGTTCATATGGTTCTACTGAATTGAGCCAACCTACTTATACCAAATTAAGAACTAAATAAAAACCATCGGTTTATTCTTGAATGGAGCGAAGGCTTCGGCATCAAACCGATAGAGACTAGCTGGACGACCTGCTCCTTTTGAAGTTTTAATACCCGTATCACTAAGAAATCCTAACTTGAGTAATCGAGTACGGAAATTAGAATAATCGGAGAAATTCTCGCCAAGGACTGTGGTGTAGAGTTGATAAAGATCACTAAGGGTAAAAGCTTCAGGCAAAACATCAAAGGCAACAGGACTATATTCCAATTTATTGCGAAGGCGGCGATGTCCATATTCGAGAATGCGGTTGTGATCAAAGGCAAGTTCTGGAACTTGCTTAACGGGATACCACGCAATTCCACTAACTCCATCGGCGATCAGTTCTGCTTGAGAGAAGGGAACTAGGGCAAAATAACTGACAGATAGATAACGAACTGCATAGCTATCTGGCGCTTCACGAGGATCACGTCCAATGTCGCCAAAGGTGAAGAGTTGTTCTAAATAAAGATTTTTAGCGCGGATTTTTTCCGAGAGAATTCGATAGGCTGCTTCTTCAAGGGATTCACCCTGACGCACGAGGGTTCCGGGCAGACACCAGCGATCGCGATAGGGTTCATGTTGGCGCATCACCAGTAGCACTAATAGACGATTCTGCTCGGTATCTACGGAAAAGATCACGTTATCAACACCGACCTTAAAGTCTGCTAGGGGTTTAGGGGCTATGGGGCGGGACTTGTCTGCCATGCGTAAAGCGACTCTCGTTGGATATATGCTGCGACTGTGGGTATTATGACTGAACTGTTACCATTGTTGCGATAGTCAGACGAAGAAACGTTAGGAATCGAGGTCGAGTCAGGGGCGATCGCCACTTTAGTCCCCATATACACAAGGTGATCGACATCCGCTTGGGCAATAGTCACGCCTTGACGGGGAACAACTAGTAGCTTGACTTGCTTGAGCAGATCTTGGGCGCGATACCAAGTTGGCAATTGTGGCACTAGATCCCCACCGATAACGAGGGTAAAGTTTGCCTGAGGCAGGATTTGTTTGGCTTTTTCGATGGTGTTAATTGTGCGCGGATCGCTAAGTTCGGGATGTAGCGTAATTGTTTGGGCAGGTGGCTGGATAGCGGCGATGGTTAGATCCATCATTTTGAGGCGATCGTTTAAGCTTGCCTGATGGGTTTTAAAGGGGTTGTCCGATACCCAAACTAATACGCGATCGTAATGGTTATCCAACCATTGCAAGATCTGTTGATGTCCAATACTAGGCGGATCAGCACTAGTGCCAAAGAGCGCGATGTTCATTTTTCTTACAACTAACCATTTTTGCGATCGCCATTATCTTTATCAAAAATAAAACCCCTACGAAAGAGATTAACCTATTCCGAGAAATGTTGCAGCAACATAGGCAATGTAATCCAACAAGGTTAGCTAAGGTATTAGGCGATCGCGCTGTAAGTATCTGATAAAGACAAGATAGATTGTCACTTTATGATCGTTTCGAGACATACTCCATCTAGAAATACTCTGACTTACTAGTTCTAGAAGTACTTAGTTTTACCGAAGCGGATTGCTTCTGTTCTATCTTCTCGATTGTTGGGATGTAGCTGATCAACTTGCCATAATCTTGGATTTGTTTGGATGTACTGGCGAATCTTTTTTAATGATGTTTCATCACGAATGATATGGTCGTAATAATTGCGCTGCCATACGGGAATTCCTGATGTGTGACGGATTTGGTTAACGCGACGAGCAAAGAATGTTTTAAATCCTCGAATAATTTCTGGGCTCCCATAATTGTTCTCTGTTGTAAAATTCTTTGTAGGGGCGGTTTCTGTAGGAATCGAGGTTTTGTAGGGGCGGGTTTTGTTGATAGATTCTGCATTCAGCGCAAAATTATCTGCTAAACCCGCCCCATCGGGTAAATCTTTGTTTTTAAATGCAAAATCATCTGCTAAACCGTTTGTAGGGGCGGGTTTTGAAAATGAATTTTGGTTCTCAAGGCTAAAATTGTCTGCTAAACCCGCCCCTACAGAATTGTCGTGATTCATAGAAATATCATCGTTATCTATCAAAAATAGAATGCCGTGAATGTGGTTAGGCATTATGACAAATTCATCTAATTCCAATCTAGGATAGTATTTAGGTAGGTTTTGCCAATGAGAATGCACGATTTTTCCATATTGATTTAACCGCATTTCTCCATCGCTAATTGTTCCAAATAGGCATTCTCGTTGAAAAGTACAAATGGTGATGAAATAACTACCTACAGATGAATAGTCGTATCCTTTGAGCCGAATAGAGCGACGATGGTGTTTTTCGCGATCGTATTTCATGGCATTATTGAGATTGCGTAGGGGCGGGTAGAAATTGAGATTGCGTAGGGGCGGTATGGGAATATGTCTAAAACGATGAGTAAGGCTTGCTGAATATCCTGCATAGCCTTCTCATCTAGCTGTCCTAGCTTGCAGACAAATCTTTCTTGAGATAACGATCGCACTTGAAAGGTATCAGCCGCAGAAATTTTGCTCAATCCATTATCTGTTGTGGGTTCCAGTTTTACCATCCAAGTACGAATTGCGTATCTTTATTTCCAATCAGTAATGGGAATAATCACTTTTAGGGGCAGAATTCCTATGGCGTTATTACTGACAATAATGACTGGACGAGTTTTCCCGATTTCACTACCAACGGAGGGATTGAGTTGAACTAGCCAGATTTCACCTCTATTCATATTCGTAAAAGTCCTCACCATCAACGGTAGTTAGGGCTGTTAATTCTGGATCGTTTGTGTAGTCGTCAACGGCAAGTAAGGCGGCGATTTTTAGCTGTTGGTTGATTTGAGCGCGGGTGGGTTTTGTTTGAGTTAGTAGTCTTTGTAGAAGTATTTCTGCTATTTGGAAGCAGTCTTCTTGAGAGAGTTTTGGAATAGTTTGGAGGATTTCTGTAGTTGTAATCATGGGTTTCTCCTAACTTCTTAATAAGGCAACAAAACCTGCTTGTTCAAAATGTTTGTCATAAGTTAGGGCTTCTATAATTCCTAGTTCTTCCATGATGCAAAATGATGAGCAGTCGGTATGACTCCATGCTTTGTCTTGACGTTGGGCATAGAGTTGAAAGGCGCTTGTGAAAAGTTGACTCGTTATAGGAATAACTTCCATATTTTCGTCTTCTTGAATTTGGCTAATTAGATTGACTGTGGTTTCACGAAATCGCGATCCACTGCCTGAGTAATGATTGAGCAATTCATTGAGTATGAGTTCACTTGTAACTAGCTTAGATGGAAATAGTGTTAGTGTGAGATTGTTAGCAAACTCATGGAGTGAATCAGTAGGGTTAAGAACTGCGATCCAGTAGCTTGTATCAACAAATATTTTTCGCATTAGTCTTCTTTGGGTGAGCCATATAAGTAATGATCGACGTTTTTAGAAGCGTCAGATGGTAGTTTTTGCCATTCTTCTTTGGGGATGCTTTCTCGGATTTTGGCGATGCGCTGTAGGAATGCTTGGGCTTGGGCGTAACCTGCTTGTTTTTCTAGTTCTTGCTGTTTGCGAAGGGTTTCTACTTCTTGCAAGATTAAGGCGGCGATATGTTCTTGGTCGGTTTCTGAAAGTTGAGAAATGACTTCAAGGGCTTGGTTGAGTAGTTGTGGCATGGTGTTTTTCTCCTATTGTATCAAGGCTTGAAAGCGTGGATCGTGGCGGATGTTGTCAAAATCTGAGTCGGTCTTTGCTTGCTTGTTATTCTGGCGTGTATTCGATTACTAGAGCGATCGCGATCGTAATTTCTATCATTAGGTCTTCAGTAAGTTTTCCTAGTTGTCGGATAAACCTTGTAATATCTAGACCTCTTAGTTGAAGCGTATCAATTGCTGAGACTTTACTTAATCCATTGATGCTATCTGGCTCAATCTTGATATGCCAGATATTTTCCTCGAAATATGGTTTCCAGTCAGTAATGGAAGCAATCAGTTTTATTGGTAATTTGCCGATCGCATCTGAGCTAATCACAACTACTGGTCTAGTTTTGCGAATTTCTGCACCGACGGTTGGTTCAAGATTGACCATCCAGATTTCACCTCTATTTGGTTTCATTGTGGTACTCAAGGATATCTCCTACTCCTATTTCTTTCCATTCTGGATTTTGTTGATAATGCTCTACCATCTTTTCTGCTTGCTGAGCAAGGATTTGGCGGCGTTGTTCTAATGGCATTTTTAGTAAGAAGCGGCGAGACTTTTTTCGGGCTTCAAGTCTTCGGAAGATATCATGGGCAATTTCTTCTTGTTCTGTCTGGGGTAATGCAGAAGCGGCGGTAAAGGCTTGTTCGAGTAGGGTAGTCATGGTGTTTTCTTCTATTGTATCAAGGCTTGAAAGTGGGAAGAGTTGCTAAATCAAAAGGTTCTCAAATGGTTTATTATTCCAGCGATAGACATTGAAATCACGGCGATCGACGGTTAATATGCGTCCACTGTTTAACTGCTCTGCTAAAACGACTAAAGAGGCATCTGCCATATCCATTGGGAGATCTGCGTATTTTTCCATGAGAACGATCATGCGATCGATGTGAGTTGGTTCAAGGTCGAATATTTGAAAGGCTCCTAGGACAAAGCTTTTTAGAAAGTTGGATTGGGCGGTATGGCTGACTGTTGCGGCTAGGAAGTAACAGGTTTCGGTGATGACAGGGAATGTCGTAATCATTGGTTCTTGAATTGTTTCAAAGGCTCTTTGCGCTGCTAAATGGGCAGAATCGCGACGATTGAATAGTGCGACAAAGGCTCCTGTATCAACTATGATCATGCTTTTTGAGAATGTAGGATTTGACTACGGATTTGTAGTTAGTTGAGAGATCGGGTTCTCCTTCAATACATCCAACTAAGCCGAGTTCTGTAAATATTTGGAGGGGA containing:
- a CDS encoding metal ABC transporter permease encodes the protein MWQWLTEPLALEFMRNAIIAGGLAGIVCPAIGCFLIVQRMALLGDVMTHTVMPGMAIAFFYKIDVAIGAFISGISSAFLIAWLRSQTRVKVDAAMALTSSSFFAIGILLISLLKIKIDLHGFLFGDILSVSQTDTIRSGVITVIVLVAIAIFYKQLLFYTFDRTGAQALGLPVNLIYLGLMAGVTLTIIASMQTMGVVLVVSLLVGPAITAYLLVKELHQMIFVGAAIGVTASAIGLYASYYLNLPSGPAIVLSVLILFLLTLVFSPSQGLLTKK
- a CDS encoding type II toxin-antitoxin system VapC family toxin, which produces MRYLLDTCVVSDFVKGELNTSQRLKSISPENIAVSSITSMELKYGLAINPQRAVKIQPLINSFLDSVTILPFGEEEAKQTAQIRSFLKQAGTPIGAYDVLIAATAITHELILVTANVREFERIANLQIQNWRVSN
- a CDS encoding rubredoxin, yielding MEPESINTETSDAETKPVLNITIVEASEGKEEPHRHECGVCGYIYEPSIGDTKRNIPAGTPFEEIAEDWRCPVCNTKKKSFADIGVASKPSGFTENLGYGFGVNVMTPSQKNLLIFGSLALAVIFFISLYALD
- a CDS encoding photosynthesis system II assembly factor Ycf48; amino-acid sequence: MKKSIKRFLSSLLVCLLLCVTLLGVAIPSASANHGNWHKVELPVAITPLDLWFDKYEPNHGWLVGTDATLLESIDGGKTWEERKLDLGDGIYRFSSISFSGNEGWITGQPALLLHTTDNGQSWSRIGLSSKLPGDPFKIVAQGRNSAEMVTDLGAIYSTQDGGQNWRALVTQAVGNARNLNRSDDGRYVAISANGNFYSTWQPGDMTWIQHNRNSSRRVQNMGYTPDNRLWMLNRGGQVQFSEVAEFDKWDKKQTPKDGGGFGLLDLAYQDQNNVWISGGSSRLLHSEDGGKTWKRDESAANAGANLYKLYFFSRDRGFVVGQNGTLLAYSPD
- a CDS encoding lysophospholipid acyltransferase family protein, coding for MENETTPTTTKDNEKAQGGNHILYMMFKWLVVRPLLYLFYQERIYGAENVPLTGNLIVVSNHASDFDPLIVGSCMARPVAFMAKEELFEVPVLKQAITAFGAYPVKRGAGDRAAIRSAIESINKGWATGIFLEGTRTLDGKITNPKLGAAMIASKTNAPFLPVCVWGTETILPKGAKFPKLFQPVTVRIGELIPAPESGDRATLEAYTQKCADAINALHALGR
- a CDS encoding BolA family protein; translation: MNAIATIKATLQEKIGATIVEIEDRSDLHKHHQGRMNAPAGSGHYDAIIVAENFAGKTMMQQHRMVYAALADQMQTTIHALALKTYTPEQWQQLKN
- a CDS encoding NUDIX hydrolase; the encoded protein is MADKSRPIAPKPLADFKVGVDNVIFSVDTEQNRLLVLLVMRQHEPYRDRWCLPGTLVRQGESLEEAAYRILSEKIRAKNLYLEQLFTFGDIGRDPREAPDSYAVRYLSVSYFALVPFSQAELIADGVSGIAWYPVKQVPELAFDHNRILEYGHRRLRNKLEYSPVAFDVLPEAFTLSDLYQLYTTVLGENFSDYSNFRTRLLKLGFLSDTGIKTSKGAGRPASLYRFDAEAFAPFKNKPMVFI
- a CDS encoding nicotinate-nucleotide adenylyltransferase: MNIALFGTSADPPSIGHQQILQWLDNHYDRVLVWVSDNPFKTHQASLNDRLKMMDLTIAAIQPPAQTITLHPELSDPRTINTIEKAKQILPQANFTLVIGGDLVPQLPTWYRAQDLLKQVKLLVVPRQGVTIAQADVDHLVYMGTKVAIAPDSTSIPNVSSSDYRNNGNSSVIIPTVAAYIQRESLYAWQTSPAP
- a CDS encoding transposase, with the protein product MKYDREKHHRRSIRLKGYDYSSVGSYFITICTFQRECLFGTISDGEMRLNQYGKIVHSHWQNLPKYYPRLELDEFVIMPNHIHGILFLIDNDDISMNHDNSVGAGLADNFSLENQNSFSKPAPTNGLADDFAFKNKDLPDGAGLADNFALNAESINKTRPYKTSIPTETAPTKNFTTENNYGSPEIIRGFKTFFARRVNQIRHTSGIPVWQRNYYDHIIRDETSLKKIRQYIQTNPRLWQVDQLHPNNREDRTEAIRFGKTKYF
- a CDS encoding type II toxin-antitoxin system VapC family toxin: MRKIFVDTSYWIAVLNPTDSLHEFANNLTLTLFPSKLVTSELILNELLNHYSGSGSRFRETTVNLISQIQEDENMEVIPITSQLFTSAFQLYAQRQDKAWSHTDCSSFCIMEELGIIEALTYDKHFEQAGFVALLRS
- a CDS encoding type II toxin-antitoxin system PemK/MazF family toxin, which translates into the protein MKPNRGEIWMVNLEPTVGAEIRKTRPVVVISSDAIGKLPIKLIASITDWKPYFEENIWHIKIEPDSINGLSKVSAIDTLQLRGLDITRFIRQLGKLTEDLMIEITIAIALVIEYTPE